The proteins below are encoded in one region of Aquisphaera giovannonii:
- the rimO gene encoding 30S ribosomal protein S12 methylthiotransferase RimO, with the protein MNQPSPSKATVSFISLGCSKNLVDSERMLGLLSQDGFALVPEGQPSDLVIVNTCGFIDAARQESCEVIEELLDRKRAGAVKGVVVAGCLAERQKDVLLEEFPEVDQVVGVFGREEIARVSRRILGGLEEQRSLFRPAPVQAQDDRARLRITPRHFAYLKVSEGCDRLCTFCAIPYMRGKHVTKPIEQVVAEARELVADGVRELILVAQDMTYYGVDLYGRPRLAELLKELDQVEELDWIRILYNYPNYFTEELYEVLGSARRIIPYLDMPLQHINDRMLRMMNRRHTRAETESIIARLRATMPGLVLRTTLIVGFPGETESEFRELLDFVEATRFERLGAFAYSLEPDTPAARLPNHVEQAVKEERQARIMAAQQPIAEAFNRTLVGRTLDVLVDGPAPAGAGGVPAGEAWLGRTYADAPDVDGVTLLAGPDYRPGDLVPCEIVEARGHDLIASPLAPAPPRRKRPRPRPRRRPASSSLTILDGMS; encoded by the coding sequence ATGAATCAGCCATCACCCTCGAAGGCGACCGTGTCCTTCATCAGCCTCGGATGCTCCAAGAACCTGGTGGACTCCGAGCGGATGCTCGGGCTCCTCTCTCAGGACGGGTTTGCGCTCGTCCCCGAGGGCCAGCCGTCGGACCTGGTGATCGTGAATACCTGCGGTTTCATCGACGCGGCGCGGCAGGAGTCCTGCGAGGTCATCGAGGAATTGCTGGACCGAAAGCGGGCCGGCGCCGTCAAGGGCGTGGTCGTCGCGGGCTGCCTCGCGGAGCGGCAGAAGGACGTGCTGCTGGAGGAGTTTCCGGAGGTTGACCAGGTCGTCGGCGTCTTCGGTCGTGAGGAGATCGCCCGCGTCTCGCGGCGGATCCTCGGGGGCCTGGAGGAGCAGAGGTCCCTCTTCCGCCCGGCCCCGGTGCAGGCGCAGGACGACCGGGCACGTCTGCGGATCACGCCCCGCCACTTCGCGTACCTGAAGGTCTCCGAGGGCTGCGACCGGCTCTGCACCTTCTGCGCGATCCCCTACATGCGGGGCAAGCACGTCACCAAGCCCATCGAGCAGGTCGTGGCCGAGGCCCGCGAGCTCGTCGCCGACGGCGTCCGCGAGCTGATCCTGGTCGCCCAGGACATGACCTATTACGGCGTGGACCTCTACGGCCGGCCCCGGCTCGCCGAACTGCTGAAGGAGCTGGATCAGGTCGAGGAGCTCGACTGGATCCGCATCCTCTACAACTACCCCAATTACTTCACCGAAGAGCTGTACGAGGTGCTCGGGTCCGCCCGGCGGATCATCCCCTACCTGGACATGCCGCTCCAACACATCAACGACCGGATGCTCCGGATGATGAATCGGCGGCACACCCGGGCGGAGACCGAGTCCATCATCGCGCGGCTCCGCGCGACGATGCCGGGCCTGGTGCTGCGGACCACCCTCATCGTCGGCTTCCCGGGCGAGACCGAATCCGAGTTCCGCGAGCTGCTCGACTTCGTCGAGGCGACGAGGTTCGAGCGCCTCGGCGCCTTCGCCTACTCCCTCGAGCCGGACACCCCGGCCGCGAGGCTGCCGAATCATGTGGAGCAGGCCGTCAAGGAGGAGCGTCAGGCCCGGATCATGGCCGCGCAGCAGCCGATCGCCGAGGCGTTCAACCGCACGCTGGTCGGTCGGACGCTGGACGTCCTCGTGGACGGCCCCGCGCCGGCGGGCGCGGGGGGAGTCCCCGCGGGCGAGGCGTGGCTCGGACGGACGTATGCCGATGCCCCGGATGTGGACGGCGTGACCCTGCTCGCAGGCCCGGATTACCGGCCGGGGGACCTGGTCCCTTGCGAGATCGTCGAAGCCCGCGGCCACGACCTGATCGCGAGCCCGCTGGCCCCCGCCCCGCCGAGGCGGAAGCGTCCGAGGCCCCGGCCTCGCCGGAGGCCCGCCTCGAGCTCCTTGACCATCCTGGATGGGATGTCATGA
- the pgsA gene encoding CDP-diacylglycerol--glycerol-3-phosphate 3-phosphatidyltransferase: protein MSGPRERGEATATLPQGGPRRPRFWNVPNSLTVGRLIMSVVVFALMGGEYYAAAFLVFILAALSDWLDGYFARLLDQGTPIGRQLDPLIDKVIVSGCYIYLSAIADRTGVRPWMVTAIVVRELLIQGLRSLLEGQGQPFGAKMAGKLKTTAQCFSIGAALLALAMPTPPGWLLGTRDGFTWLAVLLTLYSGASYMSGAMPALRGQATRN, encoded by the coding sequence ATGAGCGGCCCGCGGGAACGCGGAGAGGCGACGGCCACGCTCCCCCAGGGCGGCCCGCGAAGGCCGCGATTCTGGAACGTGCCCAATTCGCTCACCGTCGGCCGCCTGATCATGTCGGTCGTCGTCTTCGCCCTAATGGGGGGAGAGTATTACGCCGCGGCGTTCCTGGTGTTCATCCTGGCCGCCCTCAGCGACTGGCTGGACGGCTATTTCGCGCGGCTGCTCGACCAGGGGACACCCATCGGCCGCCAGCTCGACCCCCTCATCGACAAGGTGATCGTCTCCGGCTGCTACATCTACCTGTCGGCGATCGCCGATCGCACGGGCGTCCGTCCCTGGATGGTCACGGCGATCGTCGTCCGCGAGCTGCTCATCCAGGGCCTTCGCAGCCTGCTGGAAGGGCAGGGCCAGCCCTTCGGGGCCAAGATGGCCGGCAAGCTGAAGACCACGGCACAGTGCTTCTCCATCGGCGCGGCGCTCCTGGCGCTGGCCATGCCCACCCCGCCCGGATGGCTCCTCGGGACGCGCGACGGCTTCACCTGGCTCGCCGTCCTGCTCACGCTCTACAGCGGCGCCAGCTACATGTCCGGGGCGATGCCCGCCCTCCGCGGCCAGGCCACGAGGAATTGA